The Papaver somniferum cultivar HN1 chromosome 3, ASM357369v1, whole genome shotgun sequence genome includes a region encoding these proteins:
- the LOC113358931 gene encoding uncharacterized protein LOC113358931 — MSTLSKVNLKILDISGNNYLSWVLDAEVHLGASSLDKTITKDNKESYEDRSKALIFIRHHLDEVLKSQYLTLKDLYTLWTELKDRFDHQKTVILPRARYECMHLCLQDFKIKHEQNNELLLKNHQSHPAGSTAAPEVNALESRGNVPEIRGKGHGRWLGPKKPNKKKTGNNSHRQKDKKNASIKGKENKAEPNFAQYDIPMDMAHLDIFYFKNDGNEFEDMDSFLKDI; from the exons ATGTCGACTCTTTCAAAGGTGAACTTAAAAATCCTTGACATATCCGGCAATAATTACTTGTCTTGGGTTCTAGATGCAGAGGTACATCTGGGTGCTAGCTCACTTGATAAGACTATTACTAAGGACAATAAGGAGTCCTACGAAGATCGCTCCAAAGCATTAATTTTTATTCGTCATCACTTAGACGAAGTTTTGAAGTCCCAGTATCTTACGTTGAAAGACCTGTACACTCTGTGGACAGAGCTGAAGGATAGGTTTGACCATCAAAAAACGGTCATCCTTCCAAGAGCTAGATATGAGTGTATGCACCTCTGCTTACAAGATTTTAAAATTAAGC ATGAGCAGAATAATGAGTTATTACTCAAGAACCATCAAAGTCACCCAGCAGGTTCAACAGCTGCTCCAGAGGTGAACGCTTTAGAAAGTCGTGGCAATGTTCCTGAAATCCGTGGAAAAGGACACGGACGTTGGTTAGGCCCTAAGAAGCCCAACAAAAAGAAGACTGGTAATAATTCCCATCGTCAGAAGGACAAGAAGAAT GCGTCTATTAAAGGAAAGGAAAATAAGGCTGAACCCAATTTTGCCCAATATGACATACCAATGGATATGGCTCATCTTGATATTTTTTACTTCAAGAATGATGGAAATGAGTTTGAAGACATGGATTCCTTCCTCAAGGATATCTGA
- the LOC113355169 gene encoding DNA-directed RNA polymerase 2, chloroplastic/mitochondrial-like → MLLQWQVQVSFTTIDFQTRISTSMWRNISKGAVTSRKLMKSFGNSIIQVNNNTHSDLIPIHHNGKSCSQWFRFNNASFSFSEMLSRPKGYASVAKAIPKSDTEDDIEIKELVGEKGREGSKMVSGIGNYKYRLLRRRQIKIETEAWTQATNEYKDLLAEMCQHKLAPNLPYMKSLFLGWFEPFRDCIANEQELCKQENKRANYARYFGQLPADMMAVITMHKLMGLMMTSDYHGSARVVPAACVIGEAIENEVRIYNFLEKTRKKKLDEEDKAKEGGEADPEAIKQAHLRKKVTNLMKKQKLRQVKHIVEGQEGFKPWGQDAQAKVGSRLIELLVRSAYIQPPIDRLDYGPPDIRPAFKHFVKVGKKDAQGSSRRYGIIECDPLVRQGMERTARHMVIPYMPMLVPPENWIRYDKGAYLFLPSYVMRTHGSRQQREAVKKTPQKQLDSVFEALNILGNTKWRVNKVLLDVVDRIWAKGGKDAGLVERADVPLPEKPTIEDEEALKIWRQKLKGIKKENSERYSQRCDVELKLAVAHKMKAEDGFYYPHNLDFRGRAYPMHAYLNHLGSDLCRGILEFAEGRPLGNSGLRWLKIHLANLYATGGVDKLSYESRIAFTESNLDNIFDSADRPLEGNQWWLKAEDPFQCLAVCINLSEALRSSSPEATISHIPVHQDGSCNGLQHYAALGRDKLGAAAVNLFAGEKPSDVYSGIAERVREIMQEDAQKDPGAYLNALHAKLLIEKGLVNRKLVKQTVMTSVYGVTYVGARDQINRRLKEHDPATDNKEQFTLACYAAKVTLTALEEMFEAARRIMKWLSDCAKVIASENHPVEWITPLGLPVVQPYRRLRRHNIKTSLQVLTLQRETDNVMIQKQRTAFPPNFVHSLDGSHMMMTVLACKRAGINFAGVHDSYWTHACDVDEMNRILREEFVELYEQPILENLLASFQKCFPTVEFPPLPERGDLDLKEVLKSPFFFN, encoded by the coding sequence atgcttcttcaatggcaggtCCAAGTCTCATTCACAACCATTGATTTCCAAACAAGAATTTCTACTAGTATGTGGCGAAACATTTCAAAAGGAGCAGTGACTTCAAGGAAACTAATGAAATCATTTGGAAATTCCATCATACAGGTAAATAATAACACACATTCAGATTTGATTCCGATTCATCACAATGGAAAATCCTGTTCTCAGTGGTTTAGGTTTAATAATGCCTCATTTAGTTTTTCTGAGATGTTGAGTCGTCCTAAAGGTTATGCTAGTGTTGCCAAGGCCATTCCGAAAAGCGATACTGAGGATGATATAGAAATCAAGGAATTGGTGGGAGAGAAGGGTCGAGAGGGATCGAAAATGGTGTCTGGAATCGGAAATTATAAGTATCGTTTACTTAGACGGAGACAGATTAAGATTGAGACGGAAGCGTGGACACAAGCGACGAATGAGTACAAGGATCTTCTTGCAGAGATGTGTCAGCATAAATTGGCACCAAATCTGCCATACATGAAGTCATTGTTTCTTGGTTGGTTTGAGCCGTTTCGTGATTGCATTGCTAATGAACAGGAGTTGTGTAAACAAGAGAACAAAAGGGCTAATTATGCGCGTTATTTTGGTCAGTTGCCGGCTGATATGATGGCGGTTATTACAATGCATAAGTTGATGGGATTGATGATGACATCGGATTATCATGGTAGTGCTAGGGTGGTTCCAGCTGCTTGTGTTATTGGTGAAGCCATTGAAAATGAGGTTAGGATATATaattttttggaaaaaacaagaaagaagaagTTGGACGAAGAAGATAAAGCGAAAGAAGGCGGCGAAGCTGATCCTGAAGCCATAAAGCAAGCACATTTGAGGAAAAAAGTAACGAATTTGATGAAAAAGCAAAAGCTACGGCAAGTGAAGCACATAGTAGAGGGACAAGAGGGTTTCAAGCCATGGGGACAGGATGCTCAAGCTAAGGTTGGGAGCCGTTTGATTGAATTGTTGGTTCGGTCAGCTTATATACAACCACCTATCGATCGATTAGATTATGGTCCACCTGATATTCGACCAGCATTTAAGCATTTTGTCAAAGTCGGAAAGAAAGATGCACAAGGATCTAGTAGAAGGTATGGAATTATTGAGTGTGACCCTCTGGTTCGCCAGGGAATGGAAAGAACAGCAAGGCACATGGTGATTCCTTATATGCCCATGTTGGTGCCACCAGAAAATTGGATCAGGTATGACAAAGGGGCATATTTGTTTCTACCATCTTATGTGATGCGCACACATGGATCAAGGCAGCAGCGTGAAGCAGTCAAGAAAACACCACAGAAGCAGCTTGATTCAGTATTTGAGGCCCTGAATATCCTTGGGAATACAAAGTGGCGGGTGAACAAGGTGTTACTTGACGTAGTTGACCGTATATGGGCTAAAGGAGGCAAAGATGCTGGTTTAGTTGAACGTGCCGATGTGCCTCTACCAGAGAAACCGACAATAGAAGATGAAGAGGCACTCAAGATCTGGAGACAGAAATTGAAAGGCATCAAGAAAGAGAACAGTGAAAGGTATTCTCAACGGTGTGATGTGGAACTCAAACTTGCTGTAGCCCACAAAATGAAGGCCGAGGATGGTTTCTACTATCCACACAACCTTGATTTCCGAGGACGGGCATATCCCATGCACGCGTACTTAAACCATCTTGGATCAGATTTATGCCGGGGTATCCTTGAATTTGCGGAGGGACGCCCTCTTGGAAATTCAGGTTTGCGGTGGTTGAAAATACATCTGGCCAATTTGTATGCTACTGGTGGTGTTGATAAACTATCTTATGAGAGTCGAATAGCTTTTACAGAGAGCAACTTGGATAACATATTTGATTCTGCAGACAGACCACTCGAGGGTAACCAGTGGTGGTTGAAGGCAGAGGATCCATTCCAATGCTTGGCAGTTTGCATCAATCTGTCAGAAGCATTGAGAAGCTCTTCACCAGAAGCTACTATATCACATATTCCTGTACACCAAGATGGTTCATGTAACGGCTTACAACACTATGCTGCTCTCGGAAGAGATAAATTGGGAGCAGCTGCAGTAAATTTATTTGCTGGAGAAAAACCATCAGATGTTTACTCAGGCATTGCCGAGAGAGTTCGTGAAATTATGCAGGAGGATGCCCAGAAAGATCCTGGTGCTTACCTGAACGCATTGCATGCCAAACTGTTAATTGAAAAGGGGTTGGTGAACAGGAAATTGGTGAAGCAGACTGTGATGACATCAGTGTATGGTGTTACTTATGTAGGTGCCCGTGATCAGATCAATAGGAGGTTAAAGGAACATGATCCAGCCACTGATAATAAAGAGCAGTTTACTCTAGCTTGTTATGCAGCAAAAGTCACCTTAACTGCCTTAGAGGAAATGTTTGAAGCCGCACGTCGTATCATGAAGTGGCTTAGTGATTGTGCAAAAGTGATTGCCTCGGAAAACCATCCAGTGGAATGGATCACTCCTCTTGGACTTCCTGTTGTCCAGCCGTACCGCAGACTGCGAAGGCATAATATTAAAACTTCCCTTCAAGTTTTAACTTTACAACGGGAAACTGACAATGTCATGATTCAGAAGCAGAGAACAGCTTTTCCACCGAATTTCGTCCATTCCCTTGATGGGTCCCATATGATGATGACAGTACTTGCTTGCAAGAGAGCTGGGATAAACTTTGCAGGAGTTCACGACTCATATTGGACGCATGCATGTGATGTCGATGAAATGAACAGGATACTCCGTGAAGAATTTGTCGAACTCTATGAGCAACCTATACTAGAAAACTTACTGGCGAGTTTCCAGAAATGTTTTCCTACAGTGGAATTTCCTCCTTTACCAGAGCGCGGAGACTTGGATTTAAAAGAAGTTCTAAAGTCACCATTTTTCTTCAACTAA